The Mucilaginibacter yixingensis genome window below encodes:
- the pelA gene encoding pectate lyase, whose amino-acid sequence MIIKKSLVMGALLIAAASSRAQDLQADNMLLFQRSSGGWFKQLRGKAFNYNQVFSDADKIQIAKEVEEGLATIDNEATKKEIRYLVKIYKTVPNPKYLAAAEDGIRYLLKAQYANGGFPQYYPDHGLYRNEITYNDNAMINALNVLQDVAEQKNGLEVVDPKLAEPAAQAVKKGVICILNTQIKVKGVLTGWCQQYNERTLEPAKARAYELPSISGSETVGIIEFLMRQPNPSPAVKTAITAGVKWLTDVKIKGAKVAQFDAPGTPKGFDKRVEADPSSDIWARYYEIDTNRPFFSNRDSKKVYNLSEVDYERRTGYSWYGQWPVKLLNQEFPAWSAKWN is encoded by the coding sequence TCATGGGAGCCCTGCTGATAGCAGCAGCCAGTAGCCGGGCGCAAGACTTACAAGCCGACAACATGTTGCTTTTCCAGCGGTCATCTGGCGGCTGGTTCAAACAGTTACGCGGAAAGGCCTTTAATTATAACCAGGTATTCTCTGACGCAGATAAGATTCAAATTGCCAAAGAAGTGGAGGAAGGACTGGCCACCATTGATAATGAGGCCACCAAAAAAGAGATCAGGTACCTGGTAAAGATCTATAAAACTGTTCCAAATCCTAAATACCTTGCCGCTGCCGAAGACGGCATCCGTTACCTGCTAAAAGCACAGTACGCCAACGGCGGGTTTCCGCAATATTACCCCGATCATGGCTTATACCGTAACGAAATCACCTACAATGATAACGCCATGATCAATGCCCTGAATGTACTGCAGGATGTTGCAGAGCAAAAGAATGGCCTCGAGGTAGTTGATCCAAAGCTTGCGGAGCCGGCAGCCCAGGCGGTAAAGAAAGGCGTAATTTGTATCCTTAATACGCAAATAAAAGTTAAAGGCGTATTAACCGGTTGGTGCCAGCAATATAACGAACGGACGCTGGAGCCGGCAAAAGCGCGTGCTTATGAGCTGCCCTCCATCAGCGGGTCTGAAACGGTGGGCATTATCGAGTTCCTGATGAGACAGCCCAATCCTTCACCGGCGGTCAAGACGGCCATTACTGCCGGTGTAAAATGGTTAACAGACGTAAAAATAAAGGGGGCTAAAGTAGCACAGTTTGATGCGCCGGGTACACCCAAGGGGTTCGATAAACGAGTGGAAGCAGATCCATCGTCAGACATTTGGGCGCGCTATTATGAAATTGATACCAACCGGCCTTTCTTCTCTAACCGCGACAGTAAAAAAGTTTATAATTTAAGCGAAGTAGATTACGAGCGCCGGACCGGCTACAGTTGGTATGGCCAATGGCCGGTAAAATTATTAAATCAGGAATTTCCGGCCTGGTCTGCAAAATGGAATTGA